The sequence gactggacgttgacccTCATTCACCATTAAAATCTCGACTTCTGTTTACCaactattaaaaaaataaaataaaatttgattattTAACGCTGTTAATAGCGTCGTGAGCAGTGTACCCTTTTCTCAAGTTCGACCACCATTAATAGGGCAGAACCAAACAGTAGCATTTGAAACATTTCCAGAAGAAAATAAGAACCCTAAAATTATATCACTAATTTTCTTCATCAAATccaattgaaaccctaataaaaTCCCAACCAAAATTCCTATTCAAACCCATAATTAAACCCCTGTTGAATCAATTCTATTGTGAagcaattgaaaccctaaatcctAATAGAAATTCCAACTCAAGCCCATAATTGGACCCCTATTAAATCAATTCTTATTTGAATTTCACATGAAACTGAGAGAGGAAAAATGGAGGCAGTTATTTGAGACCTCTTTGTCTGAAATTGACGAACACAGTGAAGAGGAAGGATGGCTTCGATCTGtataaagaagaagatgttgtgttgcggtgaactgAAGAATCAATTGAGGTTAGGTTTTGATGTGAGATTGAAGTTGCAGTGATGAACAGGATGAAGaaataaagttagggtttggtgTGATTCAATTTGACAGAGAGATTAAGGATCTGTTGGTTTGTAACAAGAacagaaagttagggtttttttgCTAATGGAAGATTCAAGAGATGGGGTTTTGAGCAGAAATTGGAAGATGAATCTGTTATTGATCAGAAGAATGGTTCGAATTATGAATTAGTGATGCTCAATGGTTAAATCGGTTTGTGGTAATAACTTGAAACAGGTTAGAAGTTAGGCTTTTATTTATGGGGTCTGATAGTTGAATTGAGATAAAGATGGAGTTAGGAAGAAGAATCAGTGAAGACGGAGCTGAAATGGGTTTGTGTTGAATTTACTTTTAATAGCAAGCGAATGAAGAAATTGAGATGAATTTGATGGTTAGGGATTGATGGGTttctggagaaggagaagaatgaACTGCTGCTGTTTCAGATCGAGAAGAAGTTCAAGATGGTAGAGAAATTGATTGTTTGTTGTTATTTTCAAGGGTTTGTGATGATTCTGTGCCTGAGATGTTTGGTGATGAATTGCCATGGAACTGAAGTGTTGCTGCAGAGAATTGGTGTCATGGGTATTGATGCTTAGATGAATGTATTCACAGAATGAATTAAACCCAGTTAAGAATGAAAACCCTAACTGAACACAATTCTAATCATCTCTGCAACAACAAACGTTAGGGACTTCACAGGTCTTTGTTACAAAAGTCACAACTGAATTAGTATTTACACATTTAAAAAGTGAAAAATTAGACACGTTATCACTTAACAAAGTCAGCACAagtcaacgtccagtccaggtaccaagccctaacgatggacaaatgttagaccaaaggctAGTATTGGACACAACCTGAGTACTAAAGTCCAATTATCCCTTTCACTTTTCTGTATTAAAGCTTTGAACTCATGATTTTAGCATACATACCCTGTTATAGTTACATCTGATCGTTGTTGTCACAGGCACTTAACAATTGGGGACTTGCTTTACAGGTATCAACTTTCATCTTACAGCAAGTTCCTAAAGTTGTATTTCTGCATAAATTATGATTCTAAGAATCTGACGTTCCACTTTTCAGGAATCTTTCCCATCATGTCTTATGCTAGTAAGTAGCAACTAATCTTCTTTTATGTGATATAATTGTGCAATTTAGGAACTCAGTGCAATTGTTCCTGTTCGGGAAAAGCAGACCATTGTCAGAACTGCAATCAGTAAGGTATAGAAGTCAACTATAAGCACGTGAGACTATTTTGATGCTCGTAGTAGTAATCAGCAATCAGTTACACACTTTATACCTTTTGTGCTGGTAGAAGATGTCTGTTTTATATTTCTGTAATCACTTTGGCAGTAGCCACTTCACATTTGCATCATTTTGGCAGTTTCGTGCAGCAATCCGATTGCAGTTTGACTTCCATCGAGCAATCTACAACCTTGGCACGGTTCTGGTTAGTATATGTTTTCTGGCAATTTTCTTCTATCTGATGCACAAGCACCACAAGCAAAAACGTGAATCTTAAGCTTGTTGAGTTCTATTATTTAACAGTATGGGTTAGCAGAGGACACAATAAGAGCCGGGGATCCAGTAAACACAAAGGAAGTGTCACCGGATGAGCTTTATAGTCAATCGGCCATCTATATTGCAGCTGCTCATTCGTTGAAACCAAATTACTCTGTAAGTAACTCTGTATTCTTGTTTCATTTCCTATATGTTGGTGTCCAATCTCTAGGATGGTAGCTATTTCAATTTAGTAAGTGCACACATGGAAAGAACAACGGGTACCTCACTCTTCTTGGAACAAATACTTTTGACTCTTGAGCATATTTGACACTTGAGCATATTTTTTCCTCAGCCACAGATTTTTGTATTATGgcatatttaaaatttatttttattttaatctaGACTAGAGAATTAACTTTCTAGTACAACTTCAGTGAACAGGTTCTGTTTTTCATTCATGTCATGAAATACCTTATGCAAATGTGATGTAGGAGCAATTTTTAAATGTAATGATATAATATTTTAGTCACAAGAACAGAGTCGTGGTTTCTAACGAATACCAATGTATGTGAATAAGATCGAAATAAATGGTCTGGATAATCTAAGATAAGAAAGTGTAAAAGGCTTCTACATTAGAATTTAACCTATTTTGCTTATTTTTGATGATAATTGGATAATAATATATGTATCATTGGTTACTAAAACAGAAGTTCTAATGTACCTTTGTGACATGCTGCAGGTCTACCGCAGTGCCTTGAGACTTGTTCGTTCAATGGTTAGTATTGATCTGTCTGACAATCCTAAGCCTTTTCAGATCCATATATCCTTTTTGTTATTCATTTTTCCTTAGTTACGTCGTTGCATTTTTCTCTTGATAAAAATGGAACTCCACTATGGTCCTTTAAAAACTAGTTGTATTTGTAGTTATTTATGCTAAATTGCTAATACATGCCAAAGTGCAGCCGTAAATGAGTTCGATTATGTCTGACAAGAGTCATTTCTTCACAGCTACCGTTGCCCTATCTTAAAGTTGGGTATCTGACTGCACCACCTGTTGGGAATCCAGTTGCAGCCCACAGTGATTGGAAGCGAACACAGTTTGTTTTGAATCACGAAGGACTCCTACAGGTAAGTTTGGCCTTGTTTCCGTTATTACATATTATTCTTGACGTGAATCTAGCTTCCTTGCTGCATTCTCATAGTGATTGATCTGGATATTGCAAATTATAATTATTTTGCTAACTTCATGATGTCACTTAGCCACCATATTATATATGTATGTCTGTTTAATTTCCTCTCTATTCCACCAGGTGACAAAAATATCGTGATGTCGCTCTACACATCCGTGTCtttgtttctttgtgcttttgtttAGATCTTTTCTTTATTAGAAAAACGAGTTCCCATGTGGTCAAATCCATTTTATATAAGGACTGCTGTAAACCACTTGTCTTAAAATGTGAACCTACTTTATTAGACTGAAGAAGAGGAGAACAAGGTCAATTTTATGAACTATTAACCTTTATCTTCATGTGCATGTGCCGCATAAGTTTTTTAAATATAATGTTTCTAACTGCATGACATCCCAGGTTAATTGCAGTGTCTATGATAACAATATTATGCCTGTGGAGATTTTACTAAATCGGTGAAATTTATTCCCGTAGATTAACAAGGGTGACCAAAAGCAGTTATCTCAAAGCCCTTCAGGCAGGTTAGTGGCCGCAGGCACCGTTGATAAATCAGCCATCAGAATCGAGGTTCCTGACATTGTTTCTGTATCAGCGTGTTCGGATCTCACATTACCTCCTGGTGCAGGTCTGTGTATTGATACAGTTAATGGACCAGTTTACTTGGTAAGCATTCTTTTCATTCTGGTTGCAAATTTTAAACCTGAGGAGAAAAAATGGTGTTGATTTTAATGCTTACTTCAAGTTAAAAATGGCGGAAAGCCCGAGAGTAATTGGTCCATCAAATTCCTGATTAGGTTGCTGACACGTGGGAGTCCTTGGATGGGTGGCTTGATGGAATTCGTCTTGTTTACACAATCTTTGCACGAGGGAAAAGTGACGTTCTTGCAGGCATCATAACCGGTTAATTCATGTGTATCCTAGGTCTATTAGTGTGAATCTATATTGTAAGGTTTTCAAGTATGACATTACCCTATGAGAATAATAACGTTATATGCTTACTAAAGAATACCCTTTTTTTGCTCATTTTTGTTCTGAATTTTTTATGGTTTCCTtcaattgattttgttatattgtaAAATTCTCGATATACCCTCTCGTGCTGTCTTTTTCTTTCATTGTGCAAACTTCATTTGTTGTTCCGACAGTATACCTCGCGTTCCAATTTATTGTACTACGGTGCTGCATTGCAAAAAAATTAGAAGTTGCAATGAATTCATGACGGACACTCTGATGTGCTCTATTTTCCTCTATTTGTTGTTCCAATTTTTTGCTACTCCGCGGAGCTGTATTGCAAAGATGAGATAAGTTCCTGGTATCAATCGTTAGTCCATCAGAAAAAAACACAAGTATTGGtgaatgaaatgaaaattgaAAGTATTGGTGAATGAAATGTAAATTAAAagtatttgtgaatgaaatgaaaattaTTAATTTATGTATTTTTGCCATTAATGGATAAAGGCAGTGAAACACTATAAAGAAACTTTATAGGTGATTTTATTTCCCATGTTTGAATGAACAAATATTACAATGacattaagtgatgataggttaaGAAAGAAACACAGCAGAACAACAAATGTTCCACAAAGCAAGAAAACTTCAGTAATGGaattctaaagaaaaaattcaCGGCCATTTGGTGAACTCAAATACTTTGAAGACAATGTCTATACCCGTTGGAATTTGCCATATAAATAGCAACACATTAATTGTATTCAACGCGATGTGTAGACTTCTAGCTGTTTCATTCCCTTTCTGCATTGCAGGTACAAGAGCAGCAGCTGCTGCCCAGAGCACTGTTATTCCTGTTGAAACCCCAAAATTTTAGCATATTTTACTGTTCTAAAGAGTGTTGTCATGGTAAGTACTTGGAAACAACCGTATCCATTTTCGTGGCTACTGAAGTAACTGCGACAAGTATTCCTACTCAAAATATAGCGACTCACCTGCTCCAGCGAACAGATGCGGCCCTGGGAAGAGTTTTCCTGTTCGCAGCCATGTATTCAGCCCTCCACCAACTGACTCTAACACTCCAAATCCCAGCAGTATCGAACCAGCATTGAAGTGTCTATCCTTGAATGACCCTTTCAACAACACTTTCCTTTCCTGTAAAATTAAGTTTTAAGGCATCAATGGCACCAAAATGGCAAATTTATTTATAGGATAAAACTGCAAAATAAAGGTTCATTTGACAATGGTTGTGTATATAGGTTTGCAAATATCGTAATCGTAAATTGTATACCTCAGTGAGTTCTTGAATTTTAACTTCAATGGGAGAAGGTGGTGAAGGGATCTCTTTTCCTTCTGGTGTAACGGCAACAGGTTTCACTTGTTTCTTGAGTTCATTAATCTCATTCTGAGTAGTTCGTACTCTTCGCCATTGCCAACCTAAATAGCCCGTCCATAGTGTATATAGAAACAAACCACCCATCGCAATTGGATGAATGAGTGCCAATGTCCTACCTTCGAAGATTCCAAATTCTCCACCAGCAGCAAGTGCATCCTGTTTGCAAACAATACCCACATTTGATAAACATAATCAAATCAAATACaaaataagaaattaaaaatctacttttttgcTCCAAAAAGAATTataaatgtaaaacattaaaAACCAGTTATCAAAATGAAatcaagttgaaaaagaaaaacccCAAAGCATAATTTAATTCTAAGTTGTATAAATGAAAGAATTTGGTATAAAAGGTGTAGTATAACTTGCCTGTGGATCAAGTAAGAAAGGCAATGTGATTACAGTAAGAGGAAGAGGAGAAGATTTTAAATGGTGAGGAGTTTGGTGAATGAGATTTCGCAAGAGTTCTGTTGGGTTCTTCTTCttattaatattaatattatCATCTGTACTGGCTTTGATCAGTTGGGGTTTTGTTAATTGGTTGAGATTTGACAGTTTTGATTTGGTTTGAAGGGGTTTAATTGGAAGACTTAGAAAGGTGAGTGTGGCGGCCATACTTTCTTGTGTGATTTTTTCTGGCACAGCtacagagagaaagagaaagaaagggaGAATGACTGAATGAGAGAGTAGTAGACTCAGAAAGAGATAAGAAACTACTGTGAGATCTTAGGTGGGATATGGAGATATTTTGGCCTTACAAAATTACAAACTATCactctttttcttgttttataaTGTCCACTTCTCTCTTTTTCCTCTTTTCCACGTTTTTTTCTCCTTACTATGAAGTATGAACCGATCAAGGTTGAAAAATTCCACGTTTTTCTCCTTGGGGTAATCCCTGTGGAATTGGCAAATCAAAGATTTGCCATTTTGCTCCCATTATAGGATGAACAAACTTGAAAAACGAATGTTTTGAAGAGACTTTCGCTACTGGGCTATGAGATGGGAAAATGGACAAAACTATTGGCTTGCTTATTGCACCCGAGGA comes from Papaver somniferum cultivar HN1 chromosome 7, ASM357369v1, whole genome shotgun sequence and encodes:
- the LOC113297684 gene encoding uncharacterized protein LOC113297684, yielding MAATLTFLSLPIKPLQTKSKLSNLNQLTKPQLIKASTDDNININKKKNPTELLRNLIHQTPHHLKSSPLPLTVITLPFLLDPQDALAAGGEFGIFEGRTLALIHPIAMGGLFLYTLWTGYLGWQWRRVRTTQNEINELKKQVKPVAVTPEGKEIPSPPSPIEVKIQELTEERKVLLKGSFKDRHFNAGSILLGFGVLESVGGGLNTWLRTGKLFPGPHLFAGAGITVLWAAAAALVPAMQKGNETARSLHIALNTINVLLFIWQIPTGIDIVFKVFEFTKWP